From the genome of Deinococcus sp. JMULE3, one region includes:
- the cmk gene encoding (d)CMP kinase, protein MIVTIDGVAASGKSSVSSGVAQALGVPYVSSGLLYRAVTLLGLEAGADLADASALLPLLSGVRLEPLASGNRVWNADHDLTADLHSTRVDTGVSVVAALPEIREWVDNQLRALPAPLVAEGRDMGTNVFPHAPHKFYLTASPRVRAERRAKERPEDIPAIEAALTERDRLDTTQSAPAPDARVIDTGPLTLQGVIDTILADLR, encoded by the coding sequence ATGATCGTGACCATTGATGGCGTCGCCGCCAGCGGAAAATCCAGCGTCTCCTCCGGCGTCGCGCAGGCCCTCGGCGTGCCCTACGTCAGCAGCGGCCTGCTGTACCGCGCTGTGACCCTCCTCGGCCTGGAGGCCGGGGCCGACCTCGCCGACGCCAGTGCCCTGCTGCCCCTGCTCTCTGGCGTTCGCCTGGAACCCCTCGCCAGCGGCAACCGCGTCTGGAACGCCGACCATGACCTGACCGCCGACCTTCACAGCACCCGCGTGGACACCGGCGTCAGCGTCGTCGCGGCCCTCCCCGAAATCCGCGAGTGGGTCGACAACCAGCTGCGCGCCCTGCCCGCCCCCCTCGTTGCCGAGGGCCGCGACATGGGCACCAACGTCTTCCCGCACGCGCCGCACAAGTTCTACCTGACCGCCAGCCCCCGCGTCCGCGCCGAGCGCCGCGCGAAGGAACGCCCCGAGGACATCCCCGCCATCGAAGCCGCCCTCACCGAACGCGACCGCCTCGACACCACCCAGAGCGCCCCCGCCCCCGACGCCCGCGTCATCGACACCGGGCCTTTGACCCTCCAGGGCGTGATCGACACCATCCTTGCCGACCTGCGCTGA
- a CDS encoding peptidylprolyl isomerase, whose translation MKHAALILTALLALTACQKKDDATTTDTKTDTAATDTTPATDTPATDTKADATPAVTKPGPVPAGYTEVPFLTTEPKREFKAEPDMALTDGKDYYALIDTSRGQILADLYEQETPVTVNNFVFLARNHYFDGIRFHRVIDGFMAQTGDPKSVDEEKKAEWGTGGPGYQFADEFRQKLTFNSGGILAMANSGPATNGSQFFITFEPTDFLNGKHTIFGKVVTGDDLLPKLTRTMDQNNAEVAGAVADQILTVRILTKG comes from the coding sequence ATGAAACATGCTGCCCTGATCCTCACGGCCCTGCTGGCCCTGACCGCCTGCCAGAAGAAGGACGACGCGACCACGACCGACACGAAGACGGACACGGCCGCGACGGACACCACCCCGGCGACCGACACGCCCGCCACCGACACGAAGGCGGACGCGACACCCGCCGTCACGAAGCCCGGCCCCGTCCCCGCCGGGTACACCGAGGTGCCGTTCCTCACGACCGAACCCAAGCGCGAATTCAAGGCCGAGCCCGACATGGCCCTGACGGACGGCAAGGACTACTACGCGCTGATCGACACGAGCAGGGGGCAGATCCTGGCGGACCTGTACGAGCAGGAGACGCCGGTCACGGTGAACAACTTCGTGTTCCTGGCCCGCAACCACTACTTCGACGGGATCCGTTTCCACCGCGTGATCGACGGGTTCATGGCGCAGACCGGCGACCCCAAGAGCGTGGACGAGGAGAAGAAGGCCGAGTGGGGTACCGGCGGTCCCGGCTACCAGTTCGCGGACGAGTTCCGCCAGAAACTGACCTTCAACAGCGGCGGCATCCTGGCCATGGCGAACAGCGGCCCGGCCACGAACGGCAGCCAGTTCTTCATCACCTTCGAACCGACCGACTTCCTGAACGGCAAGCACACCATCTTCGGGAAGGTCGTGACCGGCGACGACCTGCTGCCGAAACTGACCCGCACCATGGATCAGAACAACGCCGAGGTGGCGGGCGCCGTGGCGGACCAGATCCTGACCGTGCGCATCCTGACCAAGGGCTGA
- a CDS encoding class I SAM-dependent methyltransferase: MNKLEDPIFLATFVEALRRVNPPPGGRVLALGVNAGHELDALPLAFPDRTFEVVGVDLDPAAAQAARERWPRATIFAADVNALPPDLGRFDLILALSLLQSPGVRQDVLLATLRRQHLTPGGGLILGYPNARYRDGTLSYGARMRNYARPDLSLLAADVTNARRGLQKHGFKVFVTGKYEVLLTAIPAHGATPTDLEL, encoded by the coding sequence GTGAACAAGCTGGAGGACCCCATCTTCCTGGCGACCTTCGTCGAGGCGCTGCGCCGCGTGAACCCCCCACCCGGCGGGCGGGTGCTGGCGCTGGGCGTGAATGCCGGGCATGAACTGGACGCCCTGCCGCTGGCCTTCCCGGACCGCACCTTCGAGGTGGTGGGCGTGGACCTCGACCCGGCCGCCGCGCAGGCCGCCCGCGAACGCTGGCCCCGGGCGACCATCTTTGCTGCGGACGTGAACGCCCTGCCCCCGGACCTGGGCCGCTTCGACCTGATCCTGGCCCTGAGCCTCCTCCAGAGCCCCGGCGTGCGGCAGGACGTCCTGCTCGCCACGCTGCGCCGCCAGCACCTGACGCCCGGTGGCGGCCTGATCCTCGGGTACCCGAACGCCCGCTACCGGGACGGCACCCTCTCGTACGGCGCGCGCATGCGCAACTACGCCCGCCCGGACCTGAGCCTGCTCGCCGCCGACGTCACGAACGCCCGGCGCGGCCTCCAGAAGCACGGCTTCAAGGTGTTCGTGACCGGCAAGTACGAGGTCCTGCTGACCGCCATTCCCGCCCACGGTGCGACCCCCACTGACCTGGAACTGTAG